One window of the Saccopteryx leptura isolate mSacLep1 chromosome 9, mSacLep1_pri_phased_curated, whole genome shotgun sequence genome contains the following:
- the LOC136380491 gene encoding WD repeat-containing protein 87-like, which produces MPSSRLIPLWKDFKYLLSDIQKGKQTGDDPKSDIVVLSDRSQILFKESRQPQHMPLICYYFSDAHFFASLSWVTSTKEIQAVVWMKSKTEDMVEKRTFSMTERLPPIQCMVHTGSFHILVAYCDDLLLRLFGDHFRSFKPLSIVPCHFNINCLCYDPEMKMLLSGILGAVVTWIIEQTGKGLQIAYMVPMSSDELVLDIILNGPNGSLLALCETVVRVLERQGLGQLEEVKRFVSTTSGSSITCCFTCVAQGFLYAGNRTGDIQVWSLSQSCSLNSFKAHSSSVIYIRSRPEAHTLLTAGKEGFIKEWNLTSGNLLRQLELGEELYRLQFIDDITFFCQTTHTFSLRRLPCFYSLFNVCGSSPEQVRRVHCGNNWFRILCTTEDGLLHFVSPLTGELLVLTWPLSILDHVMDWAYDPDNEELFVAMGGSEVLIFDTTRCPCPAKYILCTSPDSQDSVQCLAYGHFHLGRGLEGLMFCGHRSGVIRVLSQHSCARIEKFTHFGAVLALSTLPGGILGGRENSWLCSYGMDDYIHLSEAVLVGTRVELRPLASILSSCHLKHLILLPKSVGAITETNCLRLWNFQDFLFSGAQKGSKFIETLPLHQCAITSFDVCLTLSLFVTGGIDGSVRIWNFHGRLIAMLDSSLHFGPLCFANDRGDLLVSFNQSLYLVSCLKLLPPTLLARLSFMSMADEVLEVPKPFTPSFFFSFETMFVPKYINLGKGKQELVGLEKLVNKRAIAFDQTVPHVIEEDEQGSLVLLSTITRGALDEEEADIRLSKPSSRYVVPPQLRLTTWDGLNPYQILQHYFGYGQKWLFAPDCYIPNSVIRARLWPEGSPIYLQCNLHTPIRKLEWNKPQQFFWHSRVRPIHDVKEHPKEKEDEDFLQKRLSKDVTYSVLTDPTNRSWLGRKMSEIAISSLIETVLNFMDCVPSPLKYQCCIGALGQIFASYQVSPTLRSETAHRLLDDTTNSNPLIRELAWEGLKRLGMVTHLFAIPLAQGLMDKDQRVRAKALTLMADTGIHSKTSLLNLIQNRETFRELQQEIIGEETLDNLLGMRATDLQILHTQVEQRLNENLTFSHGDEKPTFSLDVSRFYESLSISKHSDIIPEEPEVVIKPSKGQRRGQPGGKKQTRKLLRVVKKMKETDAEPSPLEDDSDQSKAAPIEVEYIGIYSGSSTSSVLKISKDAEQQPSEKDISKDDALTLKMLEKILDKRGKKITVKKSRKRHKKMTKEAEVIIEEPLHSIKKEPVVKKEKDRERGASGAPGHRVTPGDGLSWRNDLCRLMTLRISGSQTEMSESLNTELVTIAQEVLADKHPSWELFEKICPLLKKESEGLLEDLSWDLASPEEKPVFIYEGAVREDMVTRDTEEIPEEQGQVQKETGDIQDLQETHDKEKEVDLLEQGDLTEEKRILKKEEKKSSKKPSKQKRGAIQKEIKVVKKERKMTRREKGVSQEVEEMAKLEGTVVEQEARPDVDKRKQYWKTSWDKWKQAHGETKISWNKWKKAWDSGYFKEEEKPQEDEEKLFPDKEKLDGGKEELGWNEEAQVLEKMSHRSREQNLKDEEELTLEIEEFPQMWEKEKEEEEEEGEGEEEEEEEEEWEEEEEELVTEEQRQIHKEYKQAQVERKQAQAERKRAREERKLAQEEEKLAQVERKLAQEERKLARDYSKLAERDMKMVPEERNFVQKGEILAQREEWLSQEAEKLAQNRKKLAKKLEKLASKEEKIAKKGGKLVEIKKILAQKMGKVVQNEQDLAWQEQELAQELEELTWEEEELVQKEEQLNQEEEELDEEEKTLAWKEEELAIEEKTLVQEEELLIQEEKKLAQDKEYLPEEEERLAQKREQLMENKEKLAQEREKLIQKKVELANNKKILTWRGKLLDQEKEKLDQRKVKLIQRKENLQKLKENLAQNRKKLIQVQEKLDIYKKKLFQVEEKLMKEKQELFQGKEKLADVEKDLSQVEENMAEKQHKLSQDKMKLAMEQREIFQELKLLSREDNITKKEKALGMEMKKLAQEKVILDEEKETLSKGETQETSTESKLNKNELELIKRKLSLEEKILIYEDRILATKQRNIAKGNLEFTREGRVYAQEERKLAKVARKLIKEKINKEPSKVSRKILKVFQNFIEKERRLTQEKIQMTKIKRSFLAKESRLNKEQTELDAKEWDISKEESEMTEDEKKLAKKQRKLAKEMRKMIKKEKKITEEESTLARQQREVIQEEEEERITVEEEMPFLKQKSRQRKAFKRTDMPQEEFPSKGDEVESEESFSGEIESLLDEVEQESLSEEEEEEEEEEKEEEEREEEEKEQEEKEEEEKEEKKKEEEEEEVEEKEKMKKKRKKVAQEEEEEEVFEKDESMSEEEMESLSEKEDEEEQSSLEEEIEKEKEALKKETLFKLQEKRGKTIGGIEIVPSIRKRIVEVKGSDINLELLKSPSKKLISTALAKEETIPASVSTKQIFWKDKATVPEARKIFPWTRFMHKQEKLLKKYQPTPLQVLKSQVPDLKTPYLSHILKKTMEAQKLQGKPLQNKWQCLLKHQKSLMEQTTVQLSVPQIQAEEIHEFVSLSDIEWIHHVLERMEAGEQLSRDNFHRLCQLLKDLTSKGNLEWMYLARLQAIIHHHRQILESRSKHILKPSKKPMGPKYLKVIPPIKRKRMESFLKPLAFPTPKSSLATKRSPDPKTINWHILGEPYRSAWTEQTFSALKEIEIQPYFPTTRHICTGAHASVEKQTLALMFQKDFLAFKDKGRFPRLPKVEKKAQHSSKKQEEVPLWETFVALYHVLRMLRERYADDSAAWLEQFYHLMDLYQLKSPRIQRLLQDLILREEPQSREIIYKEALKAMELVPGERLFYQLFCGHSHIPRGPLEFQEVVSLSGQNNVRTLLPMGIAHYGILELAWKSLSQADIHLTKELPLIIAPTP; this is translated from the exons ATGCCTTCCTCCAGACTCATTCCCCTGTGGAAGGATTTTAAATACCTCCTAAGTGACATACAAAAAGGCAAG CAAACTGGAGATGACCCAAAGAGTGACATAGTTGTGCTGAGTGACCGGTCCCAGATACTGTTCAAAGAGTCTCGCCAACCTCAACATATGCCACTTATATGCTATTACTTCAGTGATGCCCacttctttgcctctctctcatGGGTGACAAGCACAAAAGAAATACAG GCTGTAGTATGGATGAAGAGCAAAACTGAGGACATGGTTGAGAAGAGGACATTTTCTATGACTGAACGATTGCCACCCATCCAGTGTATGGTACACACAGGTTCCTTTCATATCCTTGTGGCCTACTGTGATGACCTACTCCTGCGGCTATTTGGGGACCATTTCCGGTCATTCAAACCTCTGAGTATAGTTCCCTGCCACTTTAACATCAACTGCCTCTGTTATGACCCAGAAATGAAGATGCTTCTGTCGGGCATCCTGGGGGCAGTAGTCACCTGGATCATCGAGCAGACTGGTAAGGGCCTCCAAATCGCTTACATGGTTCCCATGTCTAGTGATGAGCTTGTCCTGGACATCATATTGAACGGTCCCAATGGCTCTCTGCTAGCCCTGTGCGAGACTGTGGTGAGGGTCCTTGAGCGCCAGGGCCTCGGCCAGCTGGAAGAGGTGAAGAGATTTGTTTCTACCACTAGTGGCTCCTCTATCACCTGCTGCTTCACCTGTGTTGCTCAGGGCTTTCTCTATGCTGGAAACAGGACTGGGGACATCCAAGTATGGAGCCTCAGTCAGAGCTGCTCTCTGAACAGTTTCAAGGCCCATTCCTCATCAGTGATATATATCCGCAGCCGGCCCGAAGCCCACACCCTGCTAACAGCTGGCAAGGAGGGTTTCATCAAGGAGTGGAACCTTACCTCTGGGAACCTATTGCGGCAACTAGAACTTGGAGAGGAGTTATATCGACTCCAGTTTATTGATGACATTACTTTCTTTTGCCAAACTACCCATACTTTCTCTTTGCGCCGTCTGCCCTGCTTCTATAGCCTCTTCAATGTCTGCGGTTCTTCTCCAGAGCAGGTGCGTCGGGTCCACTGTGGTAATAACTGGTTTCGGATCCTATGCACTACTGAGGATGGCTTATTGCACTTTGTGTCCCCACTCACAGGGGAACTTCTGGTTCTTACCTGGCCCCTCTCAATTCTGGACCACGTTATGGATTGGGCCTATGACCCAGATAACGAGGAGCTCTTTGTAGCAATGGGGGGCTCAGAGGTGCTAATTTTTGACACAACCCGCTGCCCGTGCCCAGCCAAGTATATTTTATGCACCTCACCAGATTCTCAGGACTCAGTACAATGTCTGGCTTATGGTCATTTCCACCTGGGTCGGGGTCTAGAAGGACTAATGTTCTGTGGACACCGGAGTGGTGTGATAAGAGTACTTTCCCAGCACAGCTGCGCCCGAATAGAGAAATTCACACACTTTGGGGCTGTGTTGGCACTCTCTACACTGCCTGGAGGAATTTTAGGAGGCCGAGAAAACTCTTGGCTCTGTTCCTATGGAATGGATGACTACATACACCTCTCAGAAGCTGTGCTTGTTGGGACCAGAGTAGAACTACGGCCTCTAGCCAGCATTCTCAGCAGTTGTCACCTGAAACACCTGATCCTCTTGCCAAAGTCTGTGGGTGCCATCACAGAGACTAACTGCCTGCGTCTCTGGAATTTCCAGGATTTTCTGTTCTCTGGGGCACAAAAAGGCTCCAAGTTTATAGAGACATTGCCTCTGCACCAGTGTGCAATTACGTCTTTTGATGTATGCCTGACCTTGAGTCTTTTTGTCACAGGTGGTATTGATGGTTCTGTCCGGATCTGGAACTTCCACGGTAGACTCATAGCCATGCTAGACTCATCACTGCATTTTGGCCCACTCTGCTTTGCAAATGATCGGGGCGACCTGCTCGTGTCTTTCAACCAGAGTCTTTATTTGGTATCCTGTTTAAAACTGCTTCCCCCAACCCTGCTGGCTCGCCTTTCCTTTATGAGCATGGCAGATGAAGTGCTAGAAGTCCCTAAACCTTTCACACCaagtttcttcttctcctttgagACCATGTTTGTGCCCAAGTATATCAACCTTGGGAAAGGGAAACAGGAATTAGTGGGTCTGGAGAAACTTGTCAATAAGCGGGCCATTGCCTTTGACCAGACTGTGCCACATGTCATAGAAGAAGATGAACAAGGGAGCCTTGTATTACTGTCTACTATAACACGTGGTGCCTTGGATGAGGAGGAAGCTGATATAAGGTTGAGCAAACCTTCTTCCCGTTATGTGGTTCCTCCCCAACTACGGTTGACTACCTGGGATGGACTCAACCCTTATCAGATACTACAACACTACTTTGGTTATGGGCAGAAATGGCTCTTTGCTCCTGATTGTTATATCCCTAACTCAGTGATTCGTGCCCGTCTTTGGCCAGAGGGCAGCCCGATATACCTACAATGTAACCTGCATACACCCATACGGAAATTGGAATGGAACAAGCCTCAACAGTTCTTCTGGCACAGTAGGGTAAGACCGATACATGATGTAAAAGAACAtccaaaagaaaaggaagatgaaGACTTTCTACAAAAGAGACTATCTAAAGATGTAACTTATAGTGTTCTTACAGACCCAACAAACCGCAGTTGGCTGGGAAGAAAGATGAGCGAAATAGCTATTAGTAGCTTGATTGAGACAGTCCTTAACTTTATGGACTGTGTTCCTTCCCCACTGAAGTACCAATGCTGTATTGGTGCACTAGGGCAAATCTTTGCTTCTTACCAGGTGTCTCCAACCCTGCGCTCTGAAACAGCCCATCGTCTGCTGGATGATACAACCAATTCTAATCCACTTATCCGAGAGCTAGCCTGGGAAGGGTTGAAGCGTCTAGGAATGGTCACTCATCTCTTTGCCATTCCTCTGGCCCAAGGGTTAATGGACAAGGACCAAAGAGTGAGGGCTAAGGCACTGACCCTCATGGCTGACACTGGAATCCACTCTAAGACTTCACTCTTAAACCTGATCCAGAACCGCGAGACTTTCCGGGAGCTGCA GCAGGAAATAATTGGGGAGGAAACCCTGGACAATCTGCTGGGGATGCGTGCCACAGATCTCCAAATCCTTCATACTCAAGTGGAGCAGCGATTGAATGAAAACCTGACCTTTTCACATGGGGATGAAAAGCCTACTTTTTCTTTAGATGTCTCAAGGTTTTATGAAAGCCTATCCATTTCCAAGCATTCTGATATAATTCCTGAAGAACCTGAAGTTGTCATCAAGCCCAGCAAAGGCCAAAGACGGGGCCAACCAGGGGGCAAAAAGCAAA CCCGAAAATTGTTGCGGGTCGTTAAGAAGATGAAAGAGACTGATGCAGAGCCAAGTCCCTTAGAGGATGACAGTGATCAGAGTAAAGCTGCACCAATTGAGGTGGAGTATATAGGCATCTATTCTGGGTCTTCAACCAGCAGTGTACTAAAGATTTCAAAAGATGCTGAACAACAGCCTTCAGAGAAAGATATCTCAAAGGATGATGCATTGACTCTGAAGATGCTAGAGAAAATacttgacaaaagaggcaagaaaatAACAGTTAAGAAATCCAGAAAGAGGCACAAGAAAATGACAAAGGAAGCTGAAGTTATCATTGAAGAACCTCTGCATAGTATAAAGAAAGAACCAGttgtgaagaaggagaaagacagagagcgTGGTGCCTCTGGAGCTCCTGGCCACAGGGTTACCCCTGGAGATGGCTTATCATGGAGAAATGATCTATGTCGTCTTATGACCCTAAGGATATCTGGTTCCCAAACAGAAATGTCAGAATCTCTAAACACTGAGTTAGTGACCATAGCTCAGGAGGTACTGGCAGATAAGCACCCAAGCTGGGAGCTATTTGAGAAGATCTGTCCACTgctaaagaaagaaagtgagggtCTGCTTGAGGACCTTAGCTGGGATCTAGCCTCACcagaagagaagccagtttttattTACGAAGGAGCAGTTAGAGAGGACATGGTGACCAGAGACACTGAAGAGATACCGGAGGAGCAGGGGCAAGTACAAAAGGAAACAGGGGACATACAGGACTTACAGGAAACCCACGACAAGGAAAAGGAAGTTGATCTTTTAGAACAAGGTGACCTAACTGAGGAGAAACGAatactgaagaaagaagaaaagaaatcctctaaGAAGCCCTCTAAGCAAAAGAGGGGAGCAAtccagaaggaaataaaagtggttaaaaaagaaaggaaaatgaccAGAAGAGAGAAGGGTGTGAGTCAAGAAGTGGAGGAAATGGCCAAACTAGAGGGGACAGTGGTTGAGCAAGAAGCAAGACCAGATGTGGATAAGAGGAAGCAGTATTGGAAAACATCCTGGGATAAGTGGAAACAGGCTCATGGTGAGACAAAGATATCCTGGAAtaaatggaagaaagcatgggACAGTGGGTATTTTAAGGAAGAGGAGAAACCACAGGAAGACGAAGAGAAGCTATTTCCAGATAAGGAAAAATTGGATGGGGGAAAGGAGGAGCTAGGATGGAATGAAGAGGCACAGGTCTTGGAAAAGATGTCACACAGGTCCAGGGAGCAAAATCTCAAGGATGAAGAGGAATTGACCCTAGAGATAGAAGAATTTCCTCAAatgtgggaaaaagaaaaagaagaagaagaagaagaaggagaaggggaggaggaggaggaggaggaagaggagtgggaggaagaggaggaggagctggtgaCAGAAGAGCAAAGACAGATCCATAAAGAATATAAACAAGCCCAGGTGGAGAGGAAACAAGCCCAAGCTGAAAGAAAACGAGCCCGAGAAGAGAGGAAGCTGGCACAAGAAGAAGAGAAGCTAGCACAGGTAGAGAGAAAACTGGCTCAGGAAGAGAGGAAACTAGCCAGAGATTACAGCAAACtggctgagagagacatgaaaATGGTCCCGGAAGAGAGGAACTTTGTCCAAAAAGGGGAAATATTGGCCCAAAGAGAGGAATGGctaagtcaggaagcagagaaattGGCCCAGAATAGGAAGAAACTGGCCAAGAAATTGGAGAAACTGgctagcaaagaagaaaaaatagcaaagaaaggagggaagctggtagagataaaaaagatattgGCCCAAAAAATGGGGAAAGTGGTCCAGAATGAGCAAGATCTGGCATGGCAAGAACAGGAACTAGCCCAGGAACTGGAGGAGCTGACATGGGAAGAAGAGGAACTGGTTCAGAAAGAAGAGCAACTGAATCAGGAAGAGGAGGAACTGGATGAGGAGGAGAAGACACTGGCCTGGAAAGAGGAGGAACTGGCTATAGAAGAGAAAACATTGGTCCAGGAAGAAGAGCTGCTGATCCAGGAAGAGAAGAAACTAGCCCAGGACAAGGAATATctgcctgaagaagaagaaagacttgcCCAGAAAAGGGAGCAATTGATGGAGAATAAGGAAAAACTGgcccaggaaagagaaaaattgatcCAGAAAAAGGTGGAACTTGCAAACAACAAAAAGATACTAACCTGGAGGGGGAAGCTTTTGGATCAAGAGAAGGAGAAGCTGGATCAGAGGAAGGTAAAATTGATTCAAAGGAAAGAGAACTTGCAAAAGCTCAAAGAAAACCTTGCTcagaacagaaagaaattaatacAAGTACAGGAGAAACTGGACATATACAAGAAGAAATTGTTTCAGGTAGAGGAGAAGCTGATGAAGGAAAAGCAGGAACTTTTCCAGGGGAAGGAGAAACTGGCTGATGTAGAGAAAGATCTGTCCCAAGTAGAGGAAAATATGGCTGAGAAACAGCACAAGCTATCCCAGGACAAAATGAAATTAGCTATGGAGCAGAGGGAAATATTTCAAGAATTGAAACTGCTCAGTAGGGAAGACAATATtactaagaaagaaaaggcattaggcatggaaatgaaaaaactgGCCCAGGAGAAAGTGATACTGGATGAGGAAAAGGAAACTCTCTCCAAGGGAGAGACTCAAGAAACCTCAACAGAGAGTAAACTTAATAAGAATGAACTAGAATTAATTAAGAGGAAATTGTCACTAGAGGAGAAGATACTGATATATGAAGATAGAATATTGGCCACAAAACAAAGGAACATTGCTAAAGGAAATTTAGAATTTACTAGAGAAGGAAGAGTATATGCCCAAGAAGAAAGGAAGCTGGCCAAAGTAGCAAGGAAACtcattaaagaaaagataaacaaggaaCCATCAAAAGTGAGCAGAAAAATCTTAAAGGTATTTCAAAactttattgaaaaagaaaggagactaacccaggaaaaaatacagatGACAAAGATAAAGAGGTCATTCTTGGCTAAAGAAAGTAGACTGAACAAAGAACAAACTGAACTTGATGCCAAAGAATGGGATATTTCCAAGGAAGAGTCAGAAATGACCGAAGATGAGAAGAAACTGGCtaagaaacagagaaaactggccaaggaaatgagaaaaatgataaagaaagagaaaaaaataactgaggAAGAAAGCACATTGGCCAGGCAACAGAGAGAAGTCAtacaggaagaagaggaggaaagaataaCAGTGGAAGAAGAAATGCCATTCCTTAAACAAAAGTCAAGACAGAGAAAAGCATTCAAGAGAACTGATATGCCGCAGGAAGAATTTCCCAGTAAAGGGGATGAGGTGGAAAGTGAAGAGAGCTTTTCTGGAGAAATAGAAAGCCTGTTAGATGAAGTAGAGCAAGAGAGTTTgtctgaggaggaagaagaggaggaggaggaagagaaggaggaggaagagagggaggaggaagaaaaggagcaggaagagaaggaggaggaagagaaggaagagaaaaagaaggaagaggaggaggaagaagtggaggagaaggagaagatgaagaagaaaaggaagaaagtggcgcaggaggaggaggaggaggaagtgttTGAGAAGGATGAAAGCATGAGTGAGGAAGAGATGGAAAGTTTGAGTGAGAAAGAAGATGAAGAGGAGCAAAGTTCATTGGAAGAagagatagaaaaggaaaaagaggccttaaaaaaagagacactATTTAAGTtacaagaaaaaagaggaaagactaTAGGAGGAATAGAAATAGTCCCTTCTATTAGAAAAAGAATCGTTGAGGTCAAAGGCAGTGATATAAATCTGGAACTTCTGAAAAGCCCCTCTAAGAAATTGATCTCAACAGCTCTGGCGAAGGAAGAGACTATACCAGCATCAGTGTCTACAAAACAAATATTCTGGAAAGATAAGGCCACAGTACCTGAGGCACGAAAGATATTTCCATGGACAAGGTTTATGCATAAACAAGAAAAACTGTTGAAAAAATATCAGCCCACTCCTCTACAAGTTTTGAAATCCCAGGTGCCAGACTTAAAGACCCCATATTTATCCCACATATTGAAGAAGACCATGGAAGCTCAGAAACTCCAAGGCAAACCACTACAGAACAAGTGGCAGTGTCTTTTGAAGCATCAAAAATCTCTAATGGAACAGACTACAGTACAGTTATCTGTGCCCCAAATCCAGGCTGAAGAAATACATGAATTTGTAAGCCTTTCAGATATAGAGTGGATCCACCATGTCCTAGAACGAATGGAAGCAGGAGAACAGCTTTCCAGAGACAATTTCCACAGATTGTGCCAACTTCTCAAAGACCTCACCTCAAAGGGAAACTTAGAGTGGATGTATCTAGCTAGACTTCAAGCTATCATTCATCATCACAGGCAGATCTTGGAATCACGaagcaaacatattttaaaacccaGTAAGAAGCCCATGGGTCCAAAATACCTGAAAGTGATTCCTcctataaaaagaaagagaatggaaaGCTTTCTAAAACCTTTGGCTTTCCCCACACCAAAGTCCTCATTAGCTACCAAAAGGAGTCCAGACCCAAAGACTATAAATTGGCATATTCTAGGAGAGCCTTACAGGAGTGCATGGACAGAGCAGACATTCAGTGCCCTCAAAGAGATAGAGATACAACCCTATTTTCCAACCACAAGGCACATTTGCACAGGTGCCCATGCCTCTGTGGAAAAACAAACCCTGGCCCTGATGTTTCAAAAGGACTTCTTGGCTTTTAAGGATAAGGGCAGGTTTCCCAGATTGCCTAAGGTGGAAAAGAAGGCCCAGCACAGCTCTAAAAAACAGGAAGAGGTTCCTCTATGGGAAACATTTGTGGCATTGTACCATGTTTTACGCATGTTGCGGGAGCGATATGCAGATGACAGTGCTGCTTGGCTGGAACAGTTCTACCATCTCATGGATCTTTACCAACTTAAGTCCCCCAGAATCCAGAGATTGCTTCAGGACCTGATACTAAGAGAGGAACCCCAATCCCGTGAGATCATCTACAAAGAAGCCCTAAAGGCCATGGAACTAGTTCCTGGGGAGCGGTTGTTTTACCAGCTGTTTTGTGGTCACTCTCACATCCCTAGAGGTCCTTTGGAGTTCCAGGAGGTGGTGTCTCTCTCAGGGCAGAACAACGTGCGTACCTTGCTTCCCATGGGCATTGCCCATTATGGCATCTTAGAACTTGCCTGGAAGAGCCTGTCCCAAGCTGATATTCACCTCACCAAGGAACTGCCCCTCATTATTGCTCCTACCCCCTAA